In Helianthus annuus cultivar XRQ/B chromosome 9, HanXRQr2.0-SUNRISE, whole genome shotgun sequence, the following are encoded in one genomic region:
- the LOC110879756 gene encoding serine/threonine-protein kinase AtPK1/AtPK6 yields MIDHMASPSQQKKTLPSILTSKLNNLTIPSSPTDPDFDFADVFGPSSSSSTHPNPPHHNLFIGDPPIIHNRTHSFIGPSPRYTRSKSLPFHPQFDPNSSGEDEPEKADESEVEVEEKGKLNCKIGPGDFEIMRVIGKGSFGKVFQVRRRDKSVVNVDGECAIGDGIFAMKVMRKDTIIKNNHVDYMKAERDILTKVVHPFVVQLRYSFQTKTKLYLILDFINGGHLFFHLYRQGIFSEDQARVYTAEIVSAVSHLHERGIVHRDLKPENILMDADGHVMLTDFGLAKEIDESSRSNSMCGTTEYMAPEILLAKGHNKNADWWSVGILLYEMLTGKPPFTHSNRKKLQEKIINEKVKLLPRLSGEAHSLLKGLLQKDPSLRLGSGPRGGDDIKKHKWFRTINWKKLESRDLQPKFKPDVSGEDCTENFDKCWTAMPLDDSPAPTPTAGEHFHGYTYEAPNPWLSSPQ; encoded by the exons ATGATCGATCACATGGCGTCACCATCTCAGCAGAAGAAAACCCTACCGTCGATATTAACAAGCAAGCTCAACAACCTCACTATCCCCTCATCACCCACTGATCCAGACTTCGATTTTGCCGATGTATTTGGcccatcttcatcatcttcaacccaCCCAAACCCTCCTCATCATAACCTGTTCATTGGTGACCCCCCAATCATCCATAATCGGACCCACTCCTTCATAGGCCCTTCTCCTCGTTACACCCGTTCCAAATCCCTCCCTTTCCACCCCCAATTTGATCCCAATAGCTCCGGAGAAGATGAACCCGAAAAAGCTGATGAATCTGAAGTTGAAGTTGAAGAAAAAGGGAAATTGAATTGTAAGATTGGGCCTGGGGACTTTGAGATTATGAGGGTTATTGGTAAAGGGTCTTTTGGGAAGGTGTTTCAGGTGAGGAGGAGGGATAAAAGTGTCGTTAATGTCGACGGTGAGTGTGCGATTGGGGACGGGATATTCGCGATGAAAGTGATGAGAAAGGATactattattaaaaataatcatGTGGATTATATGAAAGCTGAAAGGGATATACTTACAAAAGTTGTTCATCCATTTGTTGTGCAGCTTCGTTATTCTTTTCAG ACAAAAACAAAGCTGTATTTGATCCTGGATTTTATCAATGGAGgccatcttttctttcatttatATAGACAGGGGATATTTAG tgaggATCAAGCAAGGGTTTATACTGCTGAGATAGTGTCGGCTGTGTCGCATCTTCATGAGAGAGGGATCGTGCATCGAGATCTTAAACCTGAAAACATACTCATGGATGCGGACGGGCAT GTTATGCTAACCGATTTTGGTCTGGCGAAGGAGATTGATGAGTCGAGCCGATCAAACTCGATGTGCGGAACAACTGAATACATGGCTCCTGAAATATTACTGGCTAAAGGCCATAACAAAAATGCGGATTGGTGGAGTGTTGGGATACTCTTGTATGAAATGTTAACCGGGAAG CCACCATTCACACATTCCAACAGAAAGAAACTACAAGAGAAGATAATCAATGAAAAAGTGAAGTTGTTACCACGGTTAAGCGGTGAAGCTCACTCTCTTCTGAAAGGA CTGCTACAAAAGGACCCTTCATTAAGACTAGGAAGTGGGCCCCGTGGCGGTGATgatataaaaaaacacaaatggTTTCGAACAATAAACTGGAAAAAACTGGAGTCCAGGGACTTGCAACCAAAGTTCAAGCCGGATGTCAGCGGTGAAGATTGCACTGAAAACTTTGACAAGTGTTGGACCGCAATGCCCTTAGACGACTCACCTGCTCCTACACCAACTGCGGGTGAGCATTTTCATGGTTATACTTATGAGGCACCTAATCCTTGGCTTTCGTCTCCTCAATAA